The Rhopalosiphum maidis isolate BTI-1 chromosome 1, ASM367621v3, whole genome shotgun sequence genome has a segment encoding these proteins:
- the LOC113548616 gene encoding LOW QUALITY PROTEIN: esterase FE4-like (The sequence of the model RefSeq protein was modified relative to this genomic sequence to represent the inferred CDS: deleted 1 base in 1 codon), whose protein sequence is MLFTKIFLQIISVFFYTQMRLQSSAYDHNNSTEKMEVVIEQGVLKGVQNKTLLSNKPYVSFLGIPYAKPPVNDLRFKPPVKHPGWSGILKAISEMDRCMQYAFGTNDIIGSEDCLYLNVLVPQVVKTQNGLNEKLAVMIFIHGGAFNYGCGSVNEQSPDYLLDENVIVITLNYRLNALGFLNLDIDECPGNMGLKDQLFAIKWIKANIAAFGGDVNNITIFGESAGSASVHYHTMSPQSTGLFQKAIMQSGCAFNPWALNENHRVSAFKLANNLGCLSSDPNEIVRYLRNVSAIDLVKETKFKDDNGFLDYKFVPSIESDMVSNRFLSAHPETLATIASPVPVIVGLNNMEGIIALSEYRLSKFSDLQITDEISKLFNNQYSTEVISKIKDFYFNKCNNNCETAKLENICHLHSDVFFVKDFNRGLDYFLKQNVTPVYIYEFKFDGELNAIKNWIFATRTVLRHALKGACHADEIYYLFHNNLSGVVPKPNSPELEMCKTMSKMWSNFAKTGDPNSLNLSFKWNYASASDINYLSIDGDRTQMTQGMINNNRSRFWKDLIKEFIV, encoded by the exons atgcttttcacaaaaatattcctACAAAtcattagtgtttttttttatacgcaaATGCGGCTTCAAAGTTCTGCCTATG ATCATAACAACTCGACGGAGAAAATGGAAGTGGTCATCGAACAAGGTGTTCTAAAAGGAGTTCAAAACAAAACGCTATTGTCAAACAAACCTTACGTCAGTTTTCTCGGCATACCCTACGCTAAACCACCCGTTAACGACTTAAGATTCAAG ccTCCCGTCAAACATCCCGGATGGTCAGGCATTTTAAAAGCTATTTCGGAAATGGACAGATGCATGCAATACGCATTCGGTACGAATGACATCATTGGAAGCGAAGATTGTTTGTACTTGAACGTATTA GTGCCACAGGTCGTAAAGAC TCAGAATGGACTGAATGAAAAACTTGCTGTTATGATATTCATACACGGAGGCGCCTTCAACTATGGCTGTGGGTCAGTAAATGAACAATCCCCCGATTACTTGCTCGACGAAAACGTGATTGTCATCACGTTGAATTATCGTTTGAACGCCCTAG GATTTTTAAACTTGGATATTGACGAGTGTCCTGGTAACATGGGCTTGAAAGATCAACTATTTGCAATCAAATGGATAAAAGCGAATATAGCTGCGTTTGGGGGTGATGTAAACAATATCACTATTTTCGGTGAAAGTGCAGGATCGGCGTCGGTTCATTATCACACGATGTCACCACAATCCACAG gtTTATTCCAAAAGGCAATCATGCAAAGTGGATGTGCTTTTAATCCGTGGGCGTTAAATGAAAACCACAGAGTCTCAGCCTTTAAATTGGCCAATAATTTAGGGTGTCTAAGTAGTGATCCAAACGAAATAGTAAGATACTTAAGAAACGTATCAGCTATTGATTTAGTGAAAGAAACTAAATTCAAG gaCGACAATGGTTTTCTGGATTACAAGTTCGTCCCATCTATTGAAAGTGATATGGTCAGTAATCGATTTTTATCGGCTCATCCTGAAACTTTAGCCACCATTGCATCTCCAGTACCCGTAATCGTTGGACTTAACAATATGGAAGGAATCATAGCATTAAGTG AGTACAGGTTAAGTAAATTTTCTGATCTTCAAATAACAGATGAAATCTCAAAACTATTTAACAATCAGTACAGCACTGAAgtcataagtaaaataaaagatttttatttcaataaatgtaataataattgtgaaacAGCAAAGTTGGAAAATATATGTCAC ttGCACAGTGATGTATTTTTCGTCAAAGACTTTAATCGTGGCCTTGATTATTTTCTGAAACAAAACGTCACGCCGGTTTACATATACGAATTTAAATTCGATGGAGAACTTAATGCTATAAAAAACTGGATATTTGCTACGAGAACAGTTCTTCGACATGCTTTAAAAg GTGCATGCCACGCGGacgaaatttattatttgttccaTAATAATCTGTCTGGAGTCGTACCAAAACCCAACTCTCCAGAACTCGAAATGTGTAAAACGATGAGTAAGATGTGGTCTAACTTCGCAAAAACAGG tgaTCCCAATTCGCTGAATTTAAGTTTCAAATGGAATTATGCAAGTGCAAGTGATATTAATTATCTGTCAATAGATGGAGACAGAACACAAATGACCCAAGGGATGATAAACAACAATAGATCACGTTTTTGGAAAGACTTAATAAAAGAattcattgtttaa